Proteins encoded within one genomic window of Panicum virgatum strain AP13 chromosome 1N, P.virgatum_v5, whole genome shotgun sequence:
- the LOC120653805 gene encoding protein PHOSPHATE-INDUCED 1 homolog — protein sequence MACSTASLAATLLAFALLFQACLAGRRLTALVQEPAITMKYHKGALLSGRIAVNFIWYGNFSAPQRAVITDFVSSLSAAPAAGQPEPSVATWFRTARKYYANSKARFPALHVGSHVLDASYSLGKRLSDGDLLKLAAKGSSSRAINVVLTAVDVAVDGFCMSRCGTHGASRRSRSGRFAYVWVGNPATQCPGQCAWPFHQPVYGAQAAPLTPPNGDVGADGMVISLASMIVGTVTNPFGNGFYQEGSADAPLEAATACAGVYGKGAYPGYAGSLLVDQASGASFNANGAHGRKYLVPALVDPDTSSCATVA from the coding sequence ATGGCTTGTTCCACCGCATCTCTAGCGGCGACGCTGCTGGCGTTCGCGCTGCTGTTCCAGGCCTGCCTCGCCGGGAGGCGGCTCACCGCGCTCGTGCAGGAGCCGGCCATCACCATGAAGTACCACAAGGGCGCGCTCCTGTCGGGCCGCATCGCCGTCAACTTCATCTGGTACGGCAACTTCTCCGCGCCGCAGCGCGCGGTCATCACCGACTTCGTCTCGTCGCTGtccgcggccccggcggcggggcagccgGAGCCGTCGGTCGCCACCTGGTTCCGGACGGCGCGCAAGTACTACGCCAACTCCAAGGCGCGGTTCCCGGCGCTGCACGTCGGCTCCCACGTCCTCGACGCGTCCTACTCCCTCGGCAAGCGCCTCTCGGACGGCGACCTCCTCAAGCTCGCCGCCAAGGGGTCCTCGAGCCGCGCCATCAACGTGGTGCTcaccgccgtcgacgtcgccgtgGACGGGTTCTGCATGTCCCGGTGCGGCACGCACGGCGCGTCCCGGCGGTCGCGCTCCGGCCGGTTCGCGTACGTGTGGGTGGGCAATCCGGCGACGCAGTGCCCCGGGCAGTGCGCGTGGCCGTTCCACCAGCCCGTGTACGGCGCGCAGGCGGCGCCGCTCACGCCCCCCAACGGCGACGTCGGGGCCGACGGGATGGTGATCTCGCTGGCGTCCATGATCGTCGGCACGGTGACCAACCCGTTCGGGAACGGCTTCTACCAGGAGGGCTCCGCCGACGCGCCGCTGGAGGCCGCCACGGCGTGCGCCGGCGTGTACGGCAAGGGCGCGTACCCCGGCTACGCGGGGTCGCTGCTGGTGGACCAGGCCAGCGGGGCCAGCTTCAATGCCAACGGGGCCCACGGGAGGAAGTACCTGGTCCCGGCGCTCGTGGACCCGGACACGTCGTCGTGCGCTACGGTGGCGTGA